Proteins co-encoded in one Metabacillus sp. KUDC1714 genomic window:
- a CDS encoding VanZ family protein has product MKIFVVMLYIGILLMFICTESLFLFITEQELHFQFTRHPNLADFFLNDLRSLYDITYVIQKLGHFICFFFLAMLLYWALQRWLLVVLISVGFAFLTEVAQLFFSRSGRLLDVGYDVAGLILFILLYMCYRFVEWLYSKVFTSEVRRH; this is encoded by the coding sequence TTGAAGATCTTTGTTGTTATGCTATATATAGGAATTCTTTTAATGTTTATATGTACGGAGAGTTTGTTTTTGTTCATTACTGAGCAAGAGCTACATTTTCAGTTTACACGTCATCCAAATCTTGCTGATTTTTTTCTTAACGATCTTCGTAGTTTATACGATATTACATATGTTATTCAAAAGCTTGGCCATTTCATTTGTTTTTTCTTTTTGGCCATGTTGCTTTATTGGGCGTTGCAGCGTTGGTTATTGGTTGTGCTTATTTCTGTAGGCTTTGCTTTTTTGACAGAAGTGGCTCAGTTGTTTTTTTCACGGAGTGGTAGGCTGTTGGATGTAGGCTATGATGTTGCAGGGTTGATTTTGTTTATACTTCTATATATGTGCTATCGATTTGTGGAGTGGTTATATAGTAAGGTGTTTACTTCTGAGGTCAGAAGACATTAG
- a CDS encoding Spo0E family sporulation regulatory protein-aspartic acid phosphatase — protein sequence MDISRNTILNVEHQLENTIRKDLIQTIRIYGLSHAETIAIGQKMDKYIFELQLIKQFKGKWFVTKSL from the coding sequence ATGGATATATCTAGGAACACAATCTTAAATGTAGAACATCAACTAGAAAATACTATAAGAAAGGACTTAATACAAACCATTAGAATCTATGGATTAAGTCACGCAGAAACCATAGCTATCGGTCAAAAAATGGATAAATACATATTTGAACTTCAGCTTATCAAACAATTCAAAGGTAAATGGTTTGTTACCAAAAGCCTATAA
- a CDS encoding anti-repressor SinI family protein, whose product MLSSLIIEKGLDKEWVELILSALEIGISVEEIKAFINQSPRPE is encoded by the coding sequence ATGCTAAGTTCTTTAATTATAGAAAAAGGTCTAGACAAAGAGTGGGTAGAATTAATCTTATCCGCACTAGAAATAGGAATATCTGTTGAAGAAATTAAAGCTTTCATCAATCAATCTCCCAGACCTGAATAA
- a CDS encoding DUF3221 domain-containing protein, which yields MKRKLALIITISTIGLYACGNDQPTTSGSNEQPPKEDPATSMQLEGYVVEKTANTVLVVNPNPKEATQSNGPAYFSNTPDTLKIGDKVSISYDVMLESYPGQAEAKAVNVLESHKPSGADLTEEQVLNKALSNKELKTPILSVFHYNKETDTWKIQVDSIMGEKEEFIIEDKY from the coding sequence ATGAAAAGAAAACTCGCCCTCATCATCACAATTTCAACAATCGGACTATACGCCTGCGGTAACGACCAGCCCACAACATCAGGATCAAACGAACAACCACCAAAAGAAGACCCAGCAACAAGCATGCAACTAGAAGGCTACGTCGTTGAAAAGACAGCAAATACAGTATTAGTCGTAAACCCCAATCCAAAGGAAGCAACTCAATCCAATGGCCCAGCCTACTTTTCAAATACACCAGACACACTTAAGATCGGAGACAAAGTCAGCATCTCCTATGACGTCATGCTAGAATCCTACCCAGGCCAAGCAGAAGCAAAAGCCGTAAACGTCCTAGAAAGCCACAAACCAAGTGGAGCAGACCTCACTGAGGAACAAGTGCTCAATAAAGCCTTAAGCAATAAAGAATTAAAAACTCCAATCTTATCAGTCTTTCATTATAATAAGGAAACAGACACATGGAAGATACAGGTGGATAGTATCATGGGAGAAAAAGAAGAGTTTATAATAGAAGATAAATACTAA
- a CDS encoding LytR family transcriptional regulator, translating to MKNFDKLPKSIKKTLRYINQDVNSVDKLEQIEKTVNLYIQKRKQQLKDDSSA from the coding sequence ATGAAGAATTTTGACAAACTTCCAAAATCAATAAAAAAGACATTAAGATATATAAACCAGGATGTTAATTCTGTAGATAAGTTAGAGCAAATTGAGAAAACAGTAAATCTATACATCCAGAAAAGAAAGCAGCAATTAAAAGATGATTCAAGTGCATAG
- a CDS encoding ROK family protein: MRDCPRHTQGGTKMYTIGIDLGGTNLRIGLFNEQGEIIEEHSRPTEAEKGPEYAVNNMTEVIDKLKTQYEIKAVGIGSPGPLNAFEGVIIEPPNLPGWVNIPLVNMLEEKIGLPVKLENDANAAALAEATLGAGKGASSVFFVTVSTGVGGGYVNNGQLVSGAQGNCGEIGNMIVNPDPNAYQGPGLNKGALEGLASGTAIGRIGQERLGITNGAQGVFQLAEQGDKAAQEILDEAINYLAIGLANIVHTVNPEVIVIGGGVMKSKDLILEPLIEKTKQYLYPSLRESFILKPALLDQKAGLIGAGLLPK; encoded by the coding sequence ATGAGGGACTGTCCCCGACACACACAAGGAGGAACCAAAATGTACACAATCGGAATCGACCTAGGCGGCACAAACCTGCGCATCGGTCTCTTCAACGAACAAGGTGAAATCATCGAGGAGCACAGCCGCCCAACAGAGGCAGAAAAGGGACCGGAATATGCGGTCAATAATATGACAGAAGTGATTGACAAGTTAAAGACACAATACGAAATCAAAGCAGTTGGCATAGGCTCTCCAGGTCCTCTCAACGCATTCGAAGGCGTCATCATCGAGCCACCAAACCTACCAGGCTGGGTAAACATTCCACTTGTAAATATGCTAGAGGAAAAAATAGGTTTACCAGTAAAACTAGAAAACGACGCAAATGCAGCTGCTCTTGCAGAGGCAACACTTGGCGCAGGAAAAGGAGCTAGCAGCGTGTTTTTTGTAACCGTTAGCACCGGAGTTGGTGGAGGGTACGTTAACAATGGCCAGCTCGTCTCAGGTGCCCAAGGAAATTGCGGGGAAATAGGCAACATGATCGTCAATCCAGATCCGAATGCTTACCAAGGACCTGGTCTAAATAAAGGTGCGTTAGAGGGTCTCGCAAGCGGCACTGCAATTGGTCGCATCGGACAAGAACGCCTAGGCATAACCAACGGCGCCCAGGGAGTGTTCCAACTTGCAGAACAAGGTGACAAAGCTGCACAAGAGATTCTCGACGAAGCGATCAATTACCTTGCGATTGGTCTCGCAAATATCGTTCACACAGTAAACCCAGAAGTAATCGTCATCGGCGGCGGTGTGATGAAATCCAAAGACCTTATTCTCGAACCATTAATTGAAAAAACAAAGCAGTATTTGTATCCAAGCTTAAGAGAATCCTTCATCCTAAAGCCAGCTTTATTGGATCAAAAGGCGGGTTTAATTGGTGCAGGACTGTTACCTAAATAA
- a CDS encoding SEC-C domain-containing protein, translated as MSINRNDPCICGSGKKYKKCCMNNNVVSLNHIRDGELNKLQFELLAFANNEHESLLTDVLDDFLDDEDLLEEEEELLTFFLTVWSIFSIRSDHGQSIFSQFIEEKKREKTLRSSTLNQLEAWDQTTASLSIITDIIDDLHLVVEDIFTNEKKQVKLTEKNEYLEVGGSLLGFLLPYGTEFTYFTEYLDFDANETPILTSEILNIFDESEYAIHESFMLDAFPSIIISIIVGEMGEGPDIEQINWENPKYEAVAKLYNEKNEEEDLPKQFRDLGITLWYIFCTKEKPVIRKPEVYASALHYFIDQKVPYFTFNTQAELAEIYQVSKGSLSKAYHQLEKSLASELADLYDFMEEEDDSYYLPDYDLDDFDEDDFEEIDDDEIDLEDLFSEDEESPFNKKRK; from the coding sequence ATGAGCATAAATAGAAACGATCCTTGTATATGTGGTAGCGGAAAAAAGTATAAGAAATGCTGTATGAATAATAACGTAGTATCACTGAATCATATTCGTGATGGTGAATTAAATAAACTACAGTTTGAATTGTTGGCTTTTGCTAATAACGAGCATGAAAGCTTACTAACTGATGTGTTAGATGATTTTCTAGATGATGAAGATTTACTTGAGGAAGAGGAAGAACTTCTTACATTTTTCCTAACTGTTTGGTCAATCTTTTCGATTAGATCTGATCATGGTCAATCGATCTTTAGTCAGTTCATTGAGGAGAAAAAGAGAGAGAAAACATTGCGTAGTTCTACACTCAATCAGCTAGAAGCGTGGGATCAAACAACTGCCTCTCTTTCAATCATAACGGACATCATCGACGATCTCCATCTAGTGGTTGAGGACATCTTTACAAATGAAAAGAAGCAGGTCAAGCTAACTGAAAAAAATGAATATCTCGAAGTGGGTGGATCACTTCTTGGCTTTTTGCTTCCATATGGGACTGAATTTACTTATTTCACGGAGTACCTTGACTTCGACGCGAATGAAACACCAATTCTGACTTCAGAGATTTTAAATATCTTTGATGAAAGTGAATACGCAATACACGAGTCATTTATGTTGGATGCCTTTCCGAGCATTATTATAAGTATTATTGTAGGCGAAATGGGCGAGGGCCCAGACATTGAACAAATAAATTGGGAGAACCCAAAGTATGAAGCCGTAGCAAAATTGTACAATGAGAAAAATGAGGAAGAAGATCTACCAAAGCAATTCCGGGATTTAGGTATCACGTTGTGGTATATCTTCTGTACAAAGGAAAAACCAGTTATCCGTAAACCTGAAGTTTATGCTTCAGCATTACACTATTTTATAGACCAAAAAGTACCTTATTTTACTTTCAATACACAAGCTGAACTAGCTGAGATTTATCAAGTAAGCAAAGGTTCTTTATCAAAAGCGTATCATCAGCTTGAAAAAAGCTTAGCAAGTGAGTTAGCAGATCTGTATGATTTCATGGAGGAAGAAGATGATTCATACTACTTACCTGACTATGATCTAGACGATTTTGATGAGGATGATTTTGAGGAAATAGACGATGATGAAATTGATCTTGAAGACCTTTTTTCTGAAGATGAAGAATCTCCTTTTAATAAAAAGCGGAAATAA
- a CDS encoding carbohydrate ABC transporter permease yields the protein MVLQRMSKPIIYLILIAMSLFFLMPVYVMIITSLKPFDEVTLATMWQLPTTLDFSGYSEAFTKLSPNLINSFYLVIPATLLSAILGAMNGYVLAKWKFKGADVLFTVILFGMFIPYQSILIPLIQFLREIGLYNTIPGLVFVHVVYGLPITTLMFRNFYANIPDEMIESAQIDGAGFIGIFRHIMIPLSITSFVVVAIWQFTNIWNEFLFAVTITTSDQQPIMVALQNLSGSQIVHWNVQMAGALLAALPTLLVYILLGKYFVKGLLAGSVKG from the coding sequence ATGGTTCTTCAACGAATGAGCAAACCAATCATCTACCTAATTTTAATCGCCATGAGTCTCTTCTTTCTCATGCCTGTTTACGTCATGATCATCACAAGCCTAAAACCTTTTGACGAAGTAACACTAGCAACAATGTGGCAGCTTCCAACCACACTCGACTTCAGTGGTTACTCAGAAGCATTCACAAAACTATCGCCAAACTTAATCAACTCATTTTATCTCGTCATCCCAGCCACATTGCTATCAGCAATCCTAGGCGCGATGAACGGATATGTCCTTGCAAAATGGAAATTTAAAGGTGCAGACGTCTTATTCACGGTCATTTTATTCGGTATGTTCATCCCGTACCAAAGCATTCTAATCCCATTAATCCAATTCTTACGTGAAATCGGACTTTACAACACAATCCCAGGATTAGTTTTCGTTCACGTCGTCTACGGCTTACCAATCACAACACTGATGTTCCGTAACTTTTACGCAAATATTCCAGACGAAATGATCGAATCAGCGCAAATCGATGGGGCAGGATTCATCGGAATCTTCCGTCACATCATGATTCCACTTTCGATTACAAGCTTTGTTGTTGTAGCAATTTGGCAATTTACAAATATATGGAATGAATTCCTTTTCGCCGTAACCATTACAACCTCTGACCAACAGCCGATCATGGTTGCCTTACAAAACCTTTCGGGAAGTCAGATTGTCCATTGGAACGTGCAAATGGCTGGGGCATTATTAGCAGCGCTGCCGACCTTGCTAGTTTATATTCTACTTGGAAAATACTTTGTAAAAGGGCTGCTAGCCGGTTCTGTAAAAGGATAA
- a CDS encoding carbohydrate ABC transporter permease: MQTVKPYPQQNTVASLAKKKKLSSDHLMAIAFILPSFLLILIFVYGFIGWTGYVSFSNWNSLVPDFSFVGLKNYIYLFQDFRFQADLRNTIFFTVLFIGLVIISGMGLAVLLDQKIKAEPVFRNLFFFPMALSFVVTGVVWQWLLNPSTGVNLFLNKLGLSPKWYTDTNILAGFQWGKIEFGIPAALIAVVIAAVWQMTGFSLAMYLAGLRGIPDEVREAARMDGASEFLIYRKIILPLLQPITVSVIIIMAHISLKIFDLIYAMTGPGANFVTDVPGVYMFETTFRGNYYANGAAIAIIMLVSVAIFIVPYLINSRKAEA, translated from the coding sequence ATGCAAACAGTCAAACCTTATCCACAACAGAACACGGTTGCATCCCTAGCTAAAAAGAAGAAGCTATCAAGTGATCATCTTATGGCCATCGCATTTATCTTGCCATCATTTTTACTTATCCTGATCTTTGTATACGGCTTTATCGGATGGACTGGTTATGTATCATTTAGTAATTGGAACTCACTCGTTCCTGACTTTTCATTCGTAGGCTTAAAAAACTACATCTATTTATTCCAAGATTTCCGTTTCCAAGCCGATTTACGGAACACGATCTTTTTCACAGTCCTATTCATCGGTCTTGTGATCATAAGCGGCATGGGTTTAGCCGTTCTGTTAGATCAAAAAATCAAAGCCGAACCAGTCTTCAGAAACCTGTTTTTTTTCCCAATGGCATTATCATTCGTTGTAACAGGTGTTGTCTGGCAATGGCTTTTAAATCCATCAACAGGTGTAAACTTATTTTTAAACAAACTCGGCTTAAGCCCGAAATGGTACACAGACACAAACATTCTAGCAGGCTTTCAGTGGGGAAAAATAGAATTCGGAATTCCGGCTGCACTGATCGCGGTTGTAATCGCAGCGGTTTGGCAAATGACAGGCTTCTCTCTTGCGATGTATTTAGCGGGCCTACGTGGAATCCCTGACGAGGTAAGGGAAGCGGCACGTATGGATGGGGCATCAGAATTCCTCATCTATCGAAAAATCATTTTACCATTATTACAACCAATTACAGTAAGTGTTATCATTATCATGGCCCATATTTCCTTGAAAATTTTTGATCTAATCTATGCGATGACTGGCCCTGGCGCAAACTTCGTAACAGACGTCCCAGGTGTCTACATGTTCGAAACAACCTTCCGTGGCAATTATTACGCAAACGGTGCAGCCATTGCGATTATCATGCTCGTATCTGTGGCAATCTTCATCGTGCCATATTTAATCAACAGCAGAAAGGCGGAGGCATAA
- a CDS encoding ABC transporter substrate-binding protein, giving the protein MKKSFLLSLFLIFTLIVSACSSNSSTEEKPEGNNEEGGGDASAPLDIFSWWTGAGEEDGLKALLALFEEEYPDVPIENAAVAGGAGTNAKAVLASRMQGDDPPATFQVHGGAELNEGWVAAGKMETLNDFYEAEGLNDKFPQDLIDMVSKDGDIYSVPVNIHRGNVLWYNKKVFEDNGLEAPTTFDEFFEVADALKAKGITPLALGDKEPWTATHLYETVLLGVLGSEDYGKLWTGELAFDDAKVVEATEIFKKMLSYINDDHSSRNWQDASQLVANGEAAMNVMGDWAKGYLVNDLKLGVNEDFGYVPTPETEGLFMVITDTFGLPKGVDNPEGVKKFLSVLASVEGQDAFNPLKGSIPARIDADVTKYDQYGKDTMVDFKAAKLAPSLAHGSAASEGFLTKVNQNINIFVTQQNTDQFTQEMTTAAAELK; this is encoded by the coding sequence ATGAAAAAGAGTTTCCTTTTATCATTATTTTTAATATTTACATTGATCGTATCTGCATGTAGCTCAAATTCGAGCACAGAAGAAAAACCAGAGGGCAACAACGAAGAAGGTGGCGGTGACGCATCCGCACCATTAGATATCTTTAGCTGGTGGACAGGTGCAGGTGAAGAAGACGGGTTAAAAGCATTATTGGCATTGTTTGAAGAGGAGTACCCAGATGTACCAATTGAAAACGCAGCCGTAGCTGGTGGAGCAGGGACTAATGCAAAGGCAGTACTCGCCAGCCGTATGCAGGGTGACGATCCTCCGGCAACATTCCAAGTTCATGGTGGTGCCGAGCTTAATGAAGGCTGGGTAGCAGCAGGAAAAATGGAAACGCTTAATGACTTCTATGAAGCGGAAGGCTTAAACGATAAATTCCCACAAGACTTAATTGACATGGTAAGTAAAGATGGCGACATCTACTCTGTACCTGTAAATATTCATCGTGGAAACGTATTATGGTACAACAAAAAAGTATTTGAAGATAACGGCTTAGAAGCACCAACAACTTTTGATGAGTTTTTTGAAGTAGCAGACGCATTAAAAGCAAAAGGCATCACACCGTTAGCGCTAGGTGACAAAGAGCCTTGGACAGCAACACATCTATATGAAACAGTGCTTTTAGGAGTACTAGGCAGTGAAGACTACGGCAAGCTTTGGACAGGTGAACTAGCATTTGATGATGCAAAAGTAGTAGAAGCAACTGAAATCTTCAAAAAAATGCTTTCATATATAAACGATGACCACAGCTCACGCAACTGGCAGGATGCTTCGCAATTAGTAGCAAACGGTGAAGCAGCAATGAACGTAATGGGCGACTGGGCAAAAGGCTACTTAGTAAATGACTTAAAACTAGGAGTAAATGAAGACTTTGGCTATGTGCCAACACCAGAAACTGAAGGACTCTTCATGGTCATCACCGACACATTCGGCCTACCAAAAGGCGTTGACAACCCTGAAGGAGTCAAAAAATTCCTAAGCGTACTAGCATCAGTTGAAGGCCAAGACGCATTCAACCCATTAAAAGGCTCAATCCCAGCACGTATTGATGCAGACGTAACAAAATACGACCAATACGGAAAAGACACAATGGTAGACTTCAAAGCAGCCAAACTAGCACCAAGCCTAGCCCACGGATCAGCAGCATCCGAAGGCTTCCTAACAAAAGTAAACCAAAACATCAACATCTTTGTCACACAACAAAACACAGACCAATTCACACAAGAAATGACAACTGCAGCTGCAGAACTTAAATAA
- a CDS encoding response regulator, translating into MNIIIVDDEIIERKAMRKFIEESFTHIKVVGEAANGRLAIEQAKIHKPDIMFMDIHMPGIDGLEAIRQILQELPKTKFIMVSAYNSFEYAKEAMKQGVKEYILKPSNKQETLEAIIRVEQEINQEKLQLIESQKLTEQHIITAIIQNEQTTDIETMYKNYYQNASMAFFQVFTQSKPALITNLLKEKAPFPYIEKELGDKHAVLFITDKKSAHHVKADALTLARTMSQALPTSTTIGIGNPFAQLDKLSISYQQALLASAQLTKEANVSYGYPLTEENVEDGTLIKLEKSLVNEIQAGRLEQANDYFHLYYDYLSKETDEKNMIHILGEWGIRLKQSLESQGIKIRDIPILEAQTKQDFLKLIRQFCEKITLQKEGNDSITMAKHFIHAHYQESFSLEDVAAYVDLTPTYFTKLFKEQTKLTFIDYVTAYRIEKAKELLLQTKLSLKEIAYEVGYKDPNYFSRVFKKWTNRTPKQYRKPDGATTK; encoded by the coding sequence ATGAACATCATCATTGTCGACGATGAAATCATCGAACGAAAAGCAATGAGAAAATTTATTGAGGAAAGCTTTACACACATCAAAGTGGTGGGTGAAGCAGCAAACGGCAGACTTGCCATCGAACAAGCCAAAATACATAAACCAGACATCATGTTCATGGATATCCACATGCCAGGAATCGATGGTCTTGAAGCGATCAGACAGATTCTTCAAGAGCTGCCAAAAACAAAATTCATTATGGTTTCTGCCTATAACTCGTTTGAATACGCGAAAGAAGCGATGAAGCAGGGGGTAAAAGAATACATCTTAAAACCAAGCAACAAACAAGAAACCCTTGAAGCCATAATAAGAGTTGAACAAGAAATCAACCAAGAAAAGCTGCAGCTGATTGAATCTCAAAAGCTTACAGAACAACATATCATCACAGCGATTATTCAAAATGAACAAACAACAGATATTGAAACAATGTATAAAAATTATTATCAAAACGCATCTATGGCATTTTTTCAAGTTTTCACACAGAGCAAACCAGCACTCATCACAAACCTCCTAAAGGAAAAAGCACCATTCCCATATATCGAAAAGGAACTAGGAGACAAGCATGCAGTACTATTTATTACGGATAAAAAATCAGCGCATCACGTTAAAGCAGATGCGCTCACATTAGCGCGCACAATGAGCCAAGCCCTGCCCACATCAACTACAATCGGCATTGGCAACCCATTTGCTCAGCTAGACAAATTGTCAATATCCTATCAGCAAGCATTATTGGCATCTGCCCAACTAACAAAGGAGGCCAATGTATCCTACGGCTATCCCTTAACAGAGGAAAACGTTGAGGACGGGACATTAATAAAGCTCGAAAAGTCCTTAGTCAATGAAATCCAAGCAGGCAGACTTGAGCAAGCAAACGACTACTTCCATTTATATTACGATTATCTAAGCAAAGAAACAGATGAAAAGAACATGATCCATATTCTCGGAGAATGGGGCATTCGTTTGAAACAGTCATTAGAGAGCCAAGGGATAAAGATACGTGACATCCCGATATTAGAAGCGCAAACAAAGCAGGACTTTCTTAAGCTCATCCGGCAATTTTGTGAAAAAATCACCCTTCAAAAAGAAGGAAACGACTCAATCACTATGGCAAAACACTTTATCCATGCCCATTATCAAGAATCCTTCAGCCTTGAGGATGTGGCCGCCTACGTAGATTTAACACCAACCTATTTTACAAAACTGTTCAAAGAGCAAACAAAGCTAACCTTTATCGACTATGTAACAGCATACCGAATCGAAAAAGCAAAGGAGCTCTTACTGCAAACAAAGCTCAGCTTAAAAGAAATCGCCTATGAAGTTGGCTATAAGGATCCAAATTACTTTAGTCGTGTGTTTAAAAAATGGACAAACCGAACACCAAAGCAATATCGCAAGCCCGATGGTGCAACCACAAAATAA
- a CDS encoding sensor histidine kinase — protein sequence MTRIQNKILLYFLAFVVLFNVVSYSIYLSSSQIVSEYHGSFERFLLFNEITQQSTQIYEKINAYVVEKDQVFIDEYEDIKKRLQKNNESLAEDAMTGINKEELEKYQRMIKNLIFESDVTIAAVRFGNLDQYTTHAKEVRNISSYILESTLQLLNLELADYQMFYQEMEERRHAFKWFTINLFSSTLLFAILVAVWFSRGLTRPLRSLSKAAKEISEGNFDGPPIKVKTNDEVKVLSDSFQHMRENIKQLIDEIKEKSELDQLLKELELKHLQNQINPHFLFNTLNTISRTAYLEDATVTSRLIQSVSTLLRSSLGDINKTVTLRAETNVVKEYFYIQQTRFAERISFETHIDESCLDVKIPSLTLQPLVENSFIHGVEKLEEGGVISLSIYHKHDEVIIEVGDNGIGMDEQRKQQILSKAQTHLHEEHSGHSTGIGLRNVIKRLELVYKKPGILEIHSEKNKGTTIKIKLPNTIEV from the coding sequence ATGACTAGAATTCAAAACAAAATTTTACTATACTTTCTTGCTTTTGTAGTTTTATTTAACGTCGTATCCTATTCGATTTACCTAAGCAGCTCACAAATTGTTTCCGAATATCACGGTAGCTTTGAGCGCTTTTTACTGTTCAATGAAATCACTCAACAATCAACGCAAATCTATGAAAAAATCAATGCCTATGTTGTCGAAAAAGACCAGGTGTTTATCGATGAATATGAAGACATAAAAAAGCGCCTCCAAAAAAACAACGAAAGTCTAGCAGAAGATGCGATGACAGGCATTAATAAAGAAGAACTCGAAAAATACCAAAGAATGATTAAAAACCTAATCTTTGAAAGTGACGTCACAATCGCAGCAGTGCGCTTTGGCAACCTTGACCAATACACAACACATGCAAAAGAAGTGCGCAACATCTCGTCCTACATACTCGAATCCACCCTCCAGCTCTTAAACCTAGAGCTAGCGGATTATCAAATGTTTTATCAGGAAATGGAGGAGCGCAGACATGCATTCAAATGGTTCACAATAAATTTATTCAGCTCAACCCTGCTTTTTGCGATTTTAGTAGCCGTTTGGTTTTCGCGCGGACTAACAAGGCCACTTCGCAGTTTATCAAAAGCAGCAAAGGAAATCTCAGAAGGCAACTTCGATGGCCCACCGATTAAGGTGAAAACAAATGACGAGGTCAAGGTACTAAGTGATTCCTTCCAACACATGCGTGAAAACATTAAACAACTTATTGATGAAATAAAGGAAAAATCAGAGCTCGATCAATTACTAAAGGAGCTCGAACTTAAGCATCTACAAAACCAAATCAACCCGCATTTCTTATTCAATACGCTGAATACAATTTCAAGAACCGCGTATTTAGAAGATGCAACTGTTACATCGCGCCTAATTCAATCTGTCTCAACCCTATTACGCTCAAGCCTAGGCGACATCAATAAAACCGTAACCTTAAGAGCAGAAACAAACGTCGTCAAAGAATACTTTTACATCCAACAAACAAGATTTGCAGAACGTATATCTTTTGAAACACATATTGATGAAAGCTGCTTAGACGTAAAAATACCAAGCCTAACGCTACAGCCATTGGTAGAAAACTCCTTCATACATGGGGTCGAGAAACTGGAAGAGGGTGGTGTGATCAGTCTATCAATCTATCACAAGCACGACGAGGTCATAATAGAGGTAGGCGACAATGGAATCGGAATGGATGAGCAAAGAAAACAACAAATTCTATCAAAAGCTCAGACCCATTTACATGAAGAGCATAGCGGGCACTCAACAGGCATCGGTCTGCGCAATGTCATCAAGCGACTAGAGCTAGTATACAAGAAGCCAGGAATATTAGAGATTCATTCAGAAAAAAACAAGGGCACAACTATTAAAATCAAACTGCCAAATACAATAGAGGTATAA